CGACCTGACCACAATGTGCCGCCGCCTTGAACTTGGGCACAAAGCCATAATGCTCTTCAAAATACTGCCGCTGCCAATTCAGTTGCTGACTGAACTCCCAATAGATGTTCATGCAGCGGTCTTTCTGTATCCCTTCATTCAGCGGCCAGTGGATCAGCACAGCATCGCCCATATAGCGGTAAATCTCGGCTTCGTTATTGGCCACTGTGTCTGACAGCAGGCTGAAGCTGTCCTGAATAAGGCGACTGAAGCGATAATCCCCGAGGGATTCTGCGTGGGTGGTGCTGGCGACCATGTCCAGATAGAGGAATAGCCGCTGCTCGTATCTGGGCTTGTGGTATTTGCCAAGGCCGATATTGAACAGCACTCTGGGACCAACCAGCAGTGCCATCTGCTCAATAAAGGCAAGCCCCATCCGCACCACCACCAGATAGACAATCAGTGCCTGAAAGGATGGGCTGTAAAGTACATGAACAGTCAGCATCTGCCTGAGCGTCGTCATGTGGTTTTCGATGGCCCACATATTCAGAAATTGGGTGATATAGGCGAGGGTCGTGGCGCCAAGGAGCAGGAAAAGTCCCTTGAACAGCACAGAAAACAGATACGGCAGGCGATTAATGGCACTGAAATCGGCAATGAGATTAGACATCCAATGCAGACTGCCGAAGATGATCCCCATGTAGATGGCCAGAGTCGCGAGATCGGCGGAGCCAACCGCCCATTGGGGCAGGTCTTGCGTTTGCGCATAACGAAAGAAGACAAAGGCGGCCATGGCGATGCCCCAGGCCAGGATGGCAAACAACAGCTTTTTTGCCTGACGAATCGCTCTCACTGCAGCTTCAAAACCCGAAAAATTAGCCTTTACGAAGAAGGAGCTAGTGTATAGAAAACCTATGCCTCATTACCAGCCCTTAACGTGATCTGAATCAATTCAGGTGTCGATTCGATGACGGCTAGTAGTCAAAAGCCTGGCGCAGTATGGCTTGAGTGAAGGGGATCTTCAGATAAAAGCCTCGGGGATTGGTCAGTCCGACGGTGCCGTCTTCCATAATGCACTCGGTTTTGGCAGCAGCATTGGCCGCTTTGGGACGAAGCTGTAACACCTCACCGTGTCTTGCGCTGAGGCGATGCACCTTACCCAGGGCGATGAACTCCATGATTTCTTCCCAGTCCTGGCGAAGCGATGCACTCTGTTGTGGCGTGGGTTGCCACAAAATAGCGGTGCCTATGCGCCTGTCGGCAACCGGAATGTCTCGTTCGCCTTCCACCGGAACCCAAAGTACCCGCTCGAGTTTGTGCTTTACCAGACTTTGCTCCCAACGCAGCCCATGGGTATCCATTAAGGGAGCAACACACACATAGGTGGTTTCCAACGGCTTACCGCTGCGATCGATGGGAATGGTTTTGAGCTCCACCCCCAGATGCAGAAAGTCCTGTTCGGGTCTTGAGCCTGCGGTGGCGCCCAGCTCTTGCTCTATCAGCTGGCCTATCCAGCCCTTATCCCGCTTCAGGTTTGCGGGGACTGGCCAGCCCAGCCCTGCTGCGAGTTGCCCAAGGGAAAGGCCTGCCATCATTTTGGCCCGGCGCAGCAATTCATCGAGACTTTGAGGGGGGAGGGGAGTGTTCATGGAGCGGATTCTACCCACTTTGGGGATAAGATCAATATTGCTGCATTTTTGACCTCATCTTCGACTTGGATAAGTTTTTTGATAGTTGTATCTACTAACTTGTTGTATTGATTTTATTTTTCAAAAATGAATTTAGACAGCTCGCAATTACTTGAAAGTTACTCGCGTATTTCCCCATTATTCCCCACACATTTATCCACAGATTTATGGGATAACTGTCAAGCAGCACCGCCAATACTGGAGAAAACCCCCTGAGTCAACGGAAAAAATCGTCACATTTCCCGATTATTTTCCATCACCCATGTGCAGGGATGTGCATAAAACTGAGCGTTAAGACCAGACAAAGTCTGTTGTCTGCCACTTGGTTCATTTTTGTGCGATCCTGTGTGCTTAGTCATGCGCTCTTCGGTTTTTGATTTATTAATTTAATAAAAACAAATAGATAAAATAGTTGTGGTGAATGATTGATCTACATCGATCTGAACTAATATTGAACATTTCCAATGATTCCCGTTACTTGCCTACAGACATATCCACAGATTTTGTGGATAGAATCGGATTTGCAATACATGCTCTGTTGATAAGAGTGCTTACTACAGAGAATTATCCAAAGAAGTCCAGCAAATAGGGGTTTGCTGCCAGCTTGGCTTTGTGAAACAATCCTTCTATTACGATTTATGTACTTTGGAGTCCATGTGATTGATAGCGACGGCTTTCGCGCAAATGTGGGCATCATCATCTGTAACGCTTATGGCCAAGTCATGTGGGCCAGACGATTTGGACAACATTCATGGCAATTTCCCCAAGGGGGCCTGGATGACGGCGAAACTGCCGAAGATGCCATGTACCGTGAATTATACGAGGAAGTGGGCCTGAGGCCCGAACATGTACAAATCCTCACTTCAACACGATCCTGGCTCAGGTATCGTTTGCCCAAACGTTTGGTACGGCAAGACAGTAGACCTGTCTGTATCGGGCAAAAACAGAAATGGTTTTTGTTGATGCTCAAGAGTCAGGAAAGCGCCATTAATCTGAATTCTTCCGGTCATCCTGAATTTGATGACTGGCGTTGGGTCAGTTATTGGTATCCTGTTCGGCAAGTCGTGTCGTTCAAGCGTGATGTTTACCGAAAGGTGATGAAAGAGTTTGCCCCTGTGGCACTGGCGCTGCAGGCAAGGGAAATTCCACGGGGTAAGCGAAACAGAGGGCGGTAATCTTAACGGCGTGT
This portion of the Shewanella amazonensis SB2B genome encodes:
- a CDS encoding adenylate/guanylate cyclase domain-containing protein — encoded protein: MRAIRQAKKLLFAILAWGIAMAAFVFFRYAQTQDLPQWAVGSADLATLAIYMGIIFGSLHWMSNLIADFSAINRLPYLFSVLFKGLFLLLGATTLAYITQFLNMWAIENHMTTLRQMLTVHVLYSPSFQALIVYLVVVRMGLAFIEQMALLVGPRVLFNIGLGKYHKPRYEQRLFLYLDMVASTTHAESLGDYRFSRLIQDSFSLLSDTVANNEAEIYRYMGDAVLIHWPLNEGIQKDRCMNIYWEFSQQLNWQRQYFEEHYGFVPKFKAAAHCGQVVAAVVGVQKQEISFFSDVLNTLARLQDQCNPLGQRMLISGALAARLDNDDSDYQLSSLGPVKLKGKQHSIEVFGVTPKRGD
- the mutH gene encoding DNA mismatch repair endonuclease MutH → MNTPLPPQSLDELLRRAKMMAGLSLGQLAAGLGWPVPANLKRDKGWIGQLIEQELGATAGSRPEQDFLHLGVELKTIPIDRSGKPLETTYVCVAPLMDTHGLRWEQSLVKHKLERVLWVPVEGERDIPVADRRIGTAILWQPTPQQSASLRQDWEEIMEFIALGKVHRLSARHGEVLQLRPKAANAAAKTECIMEDGTVGLTNPRGFYLKIPFTQAILRQAFDY
- the rppH gene encoding RNA pyrophosphohydrolase — translated: MIDSDGFRANVGIIICNAYGQVMWARRFGQHSWQFPQGGLDDGETAEDAMYRELYEEVGLRPEHVQILTSTRSWLRYRLPKRLVRQDSRPVCIGQKQKWFLLMLKSQESAINLNSSGHPEFDDWRWVSYWYPVRQVVSFKRDVYRKVMKEFAPVALALQAREIPRGKRNRGR